A single region of the Variovorax terrae genome encodes:
- a CDS encoding DMT family transporter, producing the protein MPDVRVARSSVATKSIAPGLLLASVGAIAFSGKAIIVKLAYRYGVDAVTLIMYRMLFALPIFAVMAWWASRGQPALTRRDWLGVVGLGVTGYYLASFLDFAGLAYVSASLERLILYLNPTIVLLLGWLVYGKKIRLGQVTAMGISYAGVLLVFGHEARLQGSHAALGTLLVFASAVSYAVYLVYSGELVQRLGSLRLVGLATTVACLCCIAQFLVLRPMSAAFEVAPQVIWLSVLNATLCTAVPVLMVMMAIERIGASLAAQTGMIGPMSTILMGVLILDEPFTVWVAAGTVLVIAGIFVFSRTGRR; encoded by the coding sequence ATGCCGGATGTCCGCGTCGCGCGGTCATCGGTAGCTACAAAAAGCATAGCGCCCGGCCTGCTGCTCGCCTCCGTGGGGGCGATTGCCTTCAGCGGCAAGGCGATCATCGTCAAGCTCGCCTACCGCTATGGCGTCGATGCGGTCACCCTCATCATGTACCGCATGCTGTTCGCGCTGCCGATCTTCGCCGTGATGGCCTGGTGGGCCAGCCGCGGCCAGCCCGCGCTGACCCGCCGGGACTGGCTGGGCGTCGTGGGCCTGGGCGTGACCGGCTACTACCTCGCGAGCTTCCTCGATTTCGCCGGCCTGGCCTACGTCAGCGCCAGCCTGGAGCGGCTGATCCTCTACCTCAACCCCACGATCGTGCTGCTGCTGGGCTGGCTGGTCTACGGCAAGAAGATCCGGCTGGGCCAGGTGACGGCCATGGGCATCAGCTACGCGGGCGTGCTGCTGGTGTTCGGCCACGAAGCCAGGCTGCAGGGCAGCCATGCGGCGCTGGGCACGCTGCTGGTGTTTGCCAGCGCGGTGAGCTATGCCGTCTACCTGGTCTACAGCGGCGAGCTGGTGCAGCGCTTGGGCTCGCTGCGCCTGGTGGGCCTGGCCACCACGGTGGCGTGCCTGTGCTGCATCGCGCAGTTCCTGGTGCTGCGGCCCATGAGCGCGGCCTTCGAGGTGGCGCCGCAGGTGATCTGGCTGTCGGTGCTCAACGCCACACTGTGCACCGCCGTGCCGGTGCTGATGGTGATGATGGCGATCGAGCGCATCGGCGCCAGCCTGGCCGCGCAGACCGGCATGATCGGCCCGATGTCCACCATCCTGATGGGTGTGCTGATCCTGGACGAGCCGTTCACCGTCTGGGTGGCGGCCGGCACCGTGCTGGTGATTGCCGGTATCTTCGTGTTCAGCCGCACCGGGCGGCGCTGA
- a CDS encoding gamma-glutamyltransferase family protein, protein MKFDYANPYTTTRLPVFARNVVSTSHPLAAQAGLRMLLKGGNAVDAAVAAAAAITLTEPVSNGLGSDAFCILWDGKELHGLNASGRAPAAWTPDYFKRKYGTDARTPPKRGFDAVTVPGAVGSWVALSERFGKLPFADLLEPAIEIAERGYLLPPVVQQKWAAATPELQGLPGFAQSFLPWGRAPQVGELFQFKAAARGLRAIAETRGAAFYGGEIAQAIEKFSAAHGGSLLAKDFAAYQPEWVRPIGKDYRGYTLHEIPPNGQGIAALIALGILDQFDVAGLPVDGVDSQHLQIEAMKLAFADVYRYVAEPSSMEVTAEQMLDGAYLASRARLIDMKKAQDFGAGNPVKGGTIYLTAADENGMMVSFIQSNYMGFGSGCVEPGFGISLQNRGHAFSLDAGGLNPANLVAPGKRPFHTIIPAFLTKDGQPVMSYGVMGANMQPQGHMQTLVRMLDYGQNPQTACDAPRWRYNAGLEINVEQQMDPATVQGLVQRGHQVEVINDSYQDFGAGQFIWRAGDPKVEGYVAASDARRDGQAVGF, encoded by the coding sequence ATGAAGTTCGACTACGCCAACCCCTACACCACCACCCGCCTCCCTGTTTTCGCCCGCAACGTGGTCTCCACGTCGCACCCGCTGGCGGCCCAGGCGGGCCTGCGCATGCTGCTCAAGGGCGGCAACGCCGTGGACGCGGCCGTGGCCGCCGCCGCCGCGATCACGCTCACCGAGCCGGTCAGCAACGGGCTGGGCAGCGACGCGTTCTGCATCCTGTGGGACGGCAAGGAGCTGCATGGCCTCAATGCTTCGGGCCGCGCCCCCGCGGCCTGGACGCCGGATTATTTCAAGCGCAAGTACGGCACCGACGCCCGGACGCCGCCGAAGCGCGGCTTCGACGCCGTGACCGTGCCCGGCGCGGTCGGCAGCTGGGTGGCCCTGAGCGAGCGCTTCGGCAAGCTGCCGTTCGCCGACCTGCTGGAGCCGGCCATCGAGATCGCCGAGCGCGGCTACCTGCTGCCGCCGGTGGTGCAGCAGAAATGGGCGGCGGCCACGCCCGAACTGCAGGGCCTGCCGGGGTTTGCGCAGTCCTTCCTGCCCTGGGGCCGGGCGCCGCAGGTGGGCGAGCTGTTTCAGTTCAAGGCGGCCGCGCGCGGGCTGCGGGCCATCGCCGAGACGCGCGGCGCGGCGTTCTACGGCGGCGAGATCGCGCAGGCCATCGAGAAGTTCTCGGCCGCCCATGGCGGCAGCCTGCTGGCGAAGGATTTCGCGGCCTACCAGCCCGAGTGGGTCCGCCCGATCGGCAAGGACTACCGCGGCTACACGCTGCACGAGATTCCGCCCAACGGCCAGGGCATCGCCGCGCTGATCGCCCTGGGCATCCTCGACCAGTTCGACGTGGCCGGGCTGCCCGTGGACGGGGTCGATTCCCAGCACCTGCAGATCGAGGCCATGAAGCTCGCCTTCGCCGACGTCTACCGCTACGTGGCCGAGCCATCGTCGATGGAGGTGACGGCCGAGCAAATGCTCGATGGCGCCTACCTCGCTTCCCGTGCCAGACTGATCGACATGAAGAAGGCACAGGATTTCGGCGCCGGCAACCCGGTCAAGGGCGGCACCATCTACCTCACGGCGGCCGACGAGAACGGCATGATGGTGAGCTTCATCCAGAGCAACTACATGGGCTTCGGCTCGGGCTGCGTGGAGCCCGGCTTCGGCATCAGCCTGCAGAACCGCGGCCACGCGTTCAGCCTGGACGCCGGCGGCCTCAACCCGGCCAACCTGGTGGCGCCGGGCAAGCGGCCGTTCCACACCATCATCCCGGCCTTCCTCACGAAGGACGGCCAGCCCGTGATGAGCTACGGCGTGATGGGCGCCAACATGCAGCCGCAGGGCCACATGCAGACCCTGGTGCGCATGCTCGACTACGGGCAGAACCCGCAGACCGCCTGCGATGCGCCGCGCTGGCGCTACAACGCGGGGCTGGAGATCAACGTGGAGCAGCAGATGGACCCGGCCACGGTGCAAGGCCTGGTGCAGCGCGGCCACCAGGTGGAGGTCATCAACGACTCCTACCAGGACTTCGGCGCCGGCCAGTTCATCTGGCGCGCGGGCGACCCGAAGGTCGAGGGCTACGTGGCGGCCAGCGATGCGCGGCGCGACGGGCAGGCGGTGGGCTTTTGA
- a CDS encoding LuxR C-terminal-related transcriptional regulator produces the protein MSLYVIDDHPLMREAVVMLLRRLRAGANVVELDRLGGVDAAVKAHGAPELFCLDLKLPDTTGVSGVHQLKNLYPDTPLAVLSASPAADAEEQCIEAGADIYIEKSSGASEIGAALRALLNADGGFEELAPTDNKLSKRQKQLIVMLDRGLSNREIADELGISEHTVKVHLWRLFRRLGVKSRTQTIYYARTHGLLTS, from the coding sequence ATGAGTCTCTATGTCATCGACGATCACCCCCTGATGCGTGAAGCCGTGGTCATGCTGCTGCGCCGCCTGCGCGCCGGCGCCAACGTGGTGGAACTCGACCGGCTGGGCGGCGTGGATGCCGCCGTCAAGGCCCATGGCGCCCCCGAATTGTTCTGCCTGGATCTCAAGCTGCCCGACACCACCGGGGTTTCCGGCGTGCATCAACTCAAGAACCTCTATCCCGACACGCCGCTGGCGGTGCTGTCGGCCTCGCCGGCCGCCGATGCCGAAGAGCAATGCATCGAGGCCGGCGCCGACATCTATATCGAGAAATCATCGGGCGCGAGCGAGATCGGCGCCGCGCTGCGCGCGCTGCTGAACGCGGATGGCGGCTTCGAGGAACTGGCCCCCACCGACAACAAGCTGTCCAAGCGCCAGAAGCAGTTGATCGTGATGCTGGACCGCGGCCTGTCGAACCGCGAAATCGCCGACGAGCTGGGCATTAGCGAGCACACCGTAAAGGTGCACCTGTGGCGGCTGTTCCGCCGCCTGGGCGTCAAGAGCCGCACGCAGACCATCTACTACGCCCGCACTCACGGCCTGTTGACGAGCTGA
- a CDS encoding tryptophan--tRNA ligase, whose amino-acid sequence MSSPASPSLRVLTGITTTGTPHLGNYVGAIRPAVAASRSANVQSFYFLADYHALIKCDEPSRIQRSTLEIAATWLAAGLDPERVLFYRQSDIPEIPELTWLLTCVTGKGLLNRAHAYKASVDKNLAAGHDPDADVTAGLFMYPVLMGADILMFKAHKVPVGRDQIQHIEMARDMAQSFNHLYGEHFVLPEAAIEESVATLPGLDGRKMSKSYDNTIALFAPREQMRKQIAGIVTDSRAPGEPKSTEGSALFQIYQAFASTEETAALAKAYAEGIAWGDAKQLLFERIDREIAPMRAHYESLVNDPARIENTLRAGAARARELSSAFIAELRQAVGLRNLGAQSAKPQGAKAGKTGLPTFKQYREQDGKFYFKLLDAQGLLLLQSQGFDSPRDAGQAIAQLQKDGAAALAALQARLQPLAGVAPEAVAAALRQLAQAAA is encoded by the coding sequence ATGAGTTCCCCTGCCTCCCCTTCCCTGCGCGTCCTGACGGGCATCACCACCACCGGCACGCCGCACCTGGGCAACTACGTGGGCGCGATCCGTCCCGCCGTCGCCGCCAGCCGCAGCGCGAACGTCCAGAGCTTCTACTTCCTGGCCGACTACCACGCCCTCATCAAGTGCGACGAGCCCTCGCGCATCCAGCGCTCGACGCTGGAGATCGCCGCCACCTGGCTGGCCGCGGGCCTGGACCCTGAGCGGGTGCTCTTCTACCGCCAGTCCGACATCCCCGAGATCCCGGAGCTCACCTGGCTGCTCACCTGCGTCACGGGCAAGGGGCTGCTCAACCGCGCGCACGCCTACAAGGCTTCGGTCGACAAGAACCTGGCGGCCGGCCACGACCCCGACGCCGACGTGACGGCGGGCCTGTTCATGTACCCGGTGCTGATGGGCGCGGACATCCTGATGTTCAAGGCCCACAAGGTGCCGGTGGGGCGCGACCAGATCCAGCACATCGAGATGGCGCGCGACATGGCGCAGAGCTTCAACCACCTCTACGGCGAGCATTTCGTGCTGCCCGAGGCGGCGATCGAGGAATCCGTGGCCACCCTGCCCGGCCTGGATGGCCGCAAGATGAGCAAGAGCTACGACAACACCATCGCGCTGTTCGCCCCGCGCGAGCAGATGCGCAAGCAGATCGCCGGCATCGTGACCGATTCGCGTGCGCCGGGCGAGCCCAAGAGCACCGAAGGTTCGGCCCTGTTCCAGATCTACCAGGCGTTTGCCAGCACCGAGGAAACGGCGGCGCTGGCAAAGGCCTACGCCGAAGGCATTGCCTGGGGCGATGCCAAGCAACTGCTGTTCGAGCGCATCGACCGCGAGATCGCGCCGATGCGCGCGCACTACGAATCGCTGGTCAACGATCCGGCCAGGATCGAGAACACCCTGCGAGCCGGTGCGGCCAGGGCGCGCGAGCTGTCCAGCGCCTTCATCGCCGAGCTGCGCCAGGCCGTCGGCTTGCGCAACCTCGGCGCGCAGAGCGCGAAGCCGCAGGGAGCCAAGGCCGGCAAGACCGGCCTGCCCACCTTCAAGCAGTACCGCGAACAAGACGGCAAGTTCTATTTCAAGCTGCTCGATGCACAGGGCCTGCTGCTGCTGCAAAGCCAGGGCTTCGACTCGCCGCGGGACGCGGGACAGGCCATCGCCCAGCTTCAGAAAGACGGCGCCGCCGCCCTGGCAGCGCTGCAGGCCCGGCTGCAGCCGCTGGCCGGCGTGGCCCCCGAGGCCGTGGCGGCGGCGCTGCGGCAGCTGGCCCAGGCCGCGGCCTGA
- a CDS encoding 3',5'-nucleoside bisphosphate phosphatase, producing MPSILNADLHCHSVVSDGTLTPEELAARAAANGVELWALTDHDEIGGQHRAAAAARAHGMKYLTGTEISVTFAGETVHIVGLGFDPDDPRMRQGLQATRGGRGQRAQEMSAQLAKVGIAGAYKGALRFVGNPELISRTHFARFLVESGICKDTSEVFRKYLTEGKPGYVPHRWASLRDAVAWITQGGGVAVIAHPARYRFTANEEYALFTEFKAHGGQAVEVVTGSHTPAEYVKYAATAREFGLAASRGSDFHSPDESHADLGSLPYLPGELTPVWELVADRIQ from the coding sequence GTGCCCTCCATTCTCAACGCCGACCTGCATTGCCACTCCGTCGTCTCCGACGGGACCCTGACGCCGGAAGAGCTCGCCGCGCGCGCCGCGGCCAACGGGGTAGAGCTGTGGGCACTGACCGACCACGACGAGATCGGCGGCCAGCACCGGGCGGCGGCCGCAGCCCGCGCCCACGGCATGAAATACCTCACCGGCACCGAGATATCGGTCACCTTCGCGGGTGAAACCGTGCACATCGTGGGCCTGGGCTTCGACCCCGATGATCCGCGCATGCGCCAGGGCCTGCAGGCCACGCGCGGCGGGCGCGGCCAGCGAGCGCAGGAGATGTCGGCCCAGCTGGCCAAGGTCGGCATTGCCGGCGCCTACAAAGGCGCGCTGCGCTTCGTGGGCAACCCCGAGCTGATCTCGCGCACCCACTTCGCACGCTTCCTGGTGGAAAGCGGCATCTGCAAGGACACCTCCGAGGTATTCCGCAAATACCTGACCGAGGGCAAGCCCGGCTACGTGCCGCACCGCTGGGCCAGCCTGCGCGATGCCGTGGCCTGGATCACGCAGGGCGGCGGCGTCGCCGTCATCGCCCACCCGGCGCGCTACCGCTTCACGGCCAACGAGGAATACGCGCTGTTCACCGAATTCAAGGCCCATGGCGGCCAGGCGGTGGAGGTGGTGACCGGCAGCCACACCCCGGCGGAGTACGTGAAGTACGCCGCCACGGCGCGCGAGTTTGGCCTGGCCGCCTCGCGCGGCAGCGATTTCCACAGCCCCGACGAAAGCCATGCCGACCTCGGCAGCCTGCCCTACCTGCCCGGCGAGCTCACGCCGGTCTGGGAACTCGTGGCGGACCGCATCCAGTGA
- a CDS encoding L-threonylcarbamoyladenylate synthase has product MAQYFEIHPDNPQHRLLKQACTLLERGGIAAVPTDSSYALACHLDDKAAVDHLRRIRGVDDKHHLTLLCRDLSELASYAMVDNKQYRLLKSATPGPYTFILEATKEVPRRVSHPQRKTIGLRVPDHRVLQALLTLHGAPLLATTLIAPGEREPLNDAQHIRERFEHQVAAVIDAGACPSEPTTVIDLTPMGGGGEPVLLRQGRGDLAPLGLQPGAV; this is encoded by the coding sequence ATGGCCCAATACTTCGAGATCCACCCCGACAACCCGCAACACCGCCTGCTCAAGCAGGCCTGCACGCTGCTGGAGCGCGGCGGCATCGCGGCGGTGCCCACCGACTCCAGCTACGCGCTGGCCTGCCATCTCGACGACAAGGCCGCGGTCGACCACCTGCGCCGCATCCGCGGCGTGGACGACAAGCACCACCTCACGCTGCTGTGCCGCGACCTGAGCGAACTCGCCAGCTACGCCATGGTGGACAACAAGCAGTACCGCCTGCTCAAATCCGCCACGCCGGGGCCCTACACCTTCATCCTCGAAGCCACCAAGGAAGTGCCGCGCCGCGTGAGCCACCCGCAGCGCAAGACCATCGGCCTGCGCGTGCCCGACCACCGGGTGCTGCAAGCGCTACTGACGCTGCATGGCGCGCCGCTGCTGGCCACCACGCTGATCGCCCCGGGCGAGCGCGAGCCGCTGAACGACGCGCAGCACATCCGCGAGCGCTTCGAGCACCAAGTGGCCGCCGTCATCGATGCCGGCGCCTGCCCTTCCGAACCCACCACCGTGATCGACCTCACCCCCATGGGCGGGGGCGGCGAGCCGGTGCTGCTGCGCCAGGGGCGCGGCGATCTGGCACCCCTGGGCCTGCAGCCCGGCGCTGTCTGA
- a CDS encoding helix-turn-helix domain-containing protein, with protein sequence MADTSLLIDVLKQELKAQDKTYADVAAALEMSESSVKRMFSKKEMPLTRVDDLCRLLNTDFAELSRRVTQATPLMSELTYEQELAVSRDPKLLLVAICVLSYWAFEQMVQTYRITEAECTARLAQLDRLGVIELRPLNRYRLKVAKTFRWRGDGPIRQFFLTHVVGEYFGGRFDREGETLLMVHGNINEAVAPAFVERIARIGQDFAAQHLADQKIDPKYRDGFTMIVGLRRWEFSAFTDLRRG encoded by the coding sequence GTGGCCGACACATCGCTGCTGATCGACGTTCTCAAGCAGGAACTCAAGGCCCAGGACAAGACCTATGCCGACGTGGCCGCGGCGCTCGAGATGAGCGAATCCAGCGTCAAGCGCATGTTCAGCAAGAAGGAGATGCCGCTCACGCGGGTGGACGACCTGTGCCGCCTGCTCAACACCGACTTCGCCGAGCTGTCGCGCCGCGTGACCCAGGCCACGCCGCTGATGAGCGAGCTGACCTACGAGCAGGAGCTCGCGGTCAGCAGGGACCCCAAGCTGCTGCTGGTGGCCATCTGCGTGCTCAGCTACTGGGCCTTCGAGCAGATGGTGCAGACCTACCGGATCACCGAGGCCGAATGCACGGCCCGGCTGGCCCAGCTCGACCGGCTGGGCGTGATCGAGCTCAGGCCGCTCAACCGCTACCGCCTCAAGGTCGCCAAGACCTTCCGCTGGCGCGGCGACGGGCCGATCCGGCAGTTCTTCCTCACGCACGTGGTCGGCGAATACTTCGGCGGCCGCTTCGACCGCGAGGGCGAAACGCTGCTGATGGTGCACGGCAACATCAACGAGGCCGTGGCCCCGGCCTTCGTGGAGCGCATCGCGCGCATCGGCCAGGACTTCGCGGCCCAGCACCTGGCCGACCAGAAGATCGACCCCAAGTACCGCGACGGCTTCACGATGATCGTGGGCCTGCGGCGCTGGGAGTTCTCGGCCTTCACCGACCTGCGCCGCGGCTGA
- a CDS encoding site-2 protease family protein yields MDISNLIQTVLIYALPVLFAITVHEAAHGYAARHFGDSTAWMLGRVTLNPIKHIDPVGTILMPLLLYFATSGTFLFGYAKPVPVNFGQLRNPKRDMVWVALAGPASNFVQAIVWAVLLVLMSGLGVQERFFLEMAHAGVLVNLVMWAFNLFPLPPLDGGRILVGLLPWKQAQVVARIEPWGFFIVMGLVLAGIVSTYWLRPLMSLGYAVLNLMLGPLASLFR; encoded by the coding sequence GTGGACATCTCCAATCTCATCCAGACCGTTCTGATCTACGCCCTGCCGGTGCTGTTCGCCATCACCGTGCACGAGGCAGCCCATGGCTATGCCGCGCGCCACTTCGGCGACAGCACGGCCTGGATGCTGGGGCGCGTCACGCTCAACCCGATCAAGCACATCGACCCGGTCGGCACCATCCTGATGCCGTTGCTGCTGTATTTCGCCACCTCGGGCACCTTTCTGTTCGGCTATGCCAAGCCGGTGCCGGTGAATTTCGGCCAGCTGCGCAACCCCAAGCGCGACATGGTCTGGGTGGCCCTGGCCGGCCCGGCCTCCAACTTCGTTCAGGCCATCGTCTGGGCCGTGCTGCTGGTGCTGATGAGCGGGTTGGGCGTGCAGGAGCGCTTCTTCCTGGAAATGGCGCATGCCGGGGTGCTGGTCAATCTGGTGATGTGGGCTTTCAACCTGTTTCCCCTGCCGCCGCTGGACGGCGGCCGCATCCTGGTCGGCCTGCTGCCCTGGAAGCAGGCCCAGGTCGTGGCGCGCATCGAGCCCTGGGGCTTCTTCATCGTCATGGGCCTGGTGCTCGCCGGCATCGTGAGCACCTACTGGCTGCGCCCGCTGATGTCGCTCGGCTACGCCGTGCTCAACCTGATGCTCGGCCCGCTGGCCTCCCTGTTCCGCTGA
- a CDS encoding sensor histidine kinase has protein sequence MNPPDAPSFPADAAQQDWVESRLITAIMDNAGSALAAMAATIPVIVVLLYREAWLPGLLAWAGAATGICLLRLAMIARYRRHYAGTTGPRLLAFWQRCLWAWPASALIWGGSMLLYFGRGQTENEFVCMMVLVGMGAASVSVLSASLRCFYHFTNALGVTVTTLLLYDLLVMDPFNNDLRDYAMLVLVLVFWGLIRVGGKRFHRVQRSSLELQYHNNQLIESLTRQTQTALDAVGIKNRFLASAAHDIRQPVHALGLYADWLSSEPELVREIAPKIVESTKAVNALFDSLFDLARLDSGKIRINIEQIDVAKLLRDLELQYRPLAEAKGLRLRLHVVPGQATSDPILLQRILGNLIANAVKYTARGGILVASRVTRRGMRIEIWDTGVGIAPEHQREIFREFYKAPPSHAGTEDGFGLGLYIVSRLSNILGHPLRMSSRPGRGTVFRLALEGTDAAQADARAVASLAQLVNRP, from the coding sequence ATGAATCCGCCGGATGCTCCTTCTTTTCCTGCCGATGCCGCCCAGCAGGACTGGGTCGAATCCCGGCTGATCACGGCCATCATGGACAACGCGGGCTCTGCGCTGGCGGCCATGGCGGCCACCATCCCCGTGATCGTCGTGCTGCTGTACCGCGAGGCCTGGCTGCCTGGCCTGCTGGCCTGGGCAGGGGCGGCCACGGGCATCTGCCTGCTGCGGCTGGCCATGATCGCGCGCTACCGGCGCCACTATGCGGGCACTACCGGGCCGCGGCTGCTGGCGTTCTGGCAGCGCTGCCTGTGGGCGTGGCCGGCCAGCGCGTTGATCTGGGGCGGCTCGATGCTGCTGTATTTCGGCCGCGGCCAGACCGAGAACGAGTTCGTCTGCATGATGGTGCTGGTCGGCATGGGGGCCGCCTCGGTGAGCGTGCTGTCGGCCAGCCTGCGCTGCTTCTACCACTTCACCAATGCGCTGGGCGTGACGGTGACGACGCTGCTGCTCTACGACCTGCTCGTCATGGACCCGTTCAACAACGACCTGCGCGACTACGCCATGCTGGTGCTGGTGCTGGTGTTCTGGGGGCTGATCCGCGTCGGCGGCAAGCGCTTTCACCGCGTGCAGCGCAGCAGCCTGGAACTGCAGTACCACAACAACCAGCTCATCGAGTCGCTGACCCGCCAGACCCAGACCGCGCTGGATGCGGTGGGCATCAAGAACCGCTTCCTGGCCAGCGCGGCGCATGACATCCGCCAGCCGGTCCATGCGCTGGGGCTCTACGCCGACTGGCTGAGCAGCGAGCCCGAGCTGGTGCGCGAGATCGCGCCCAAGATCGTCGAATCCACCAAGGCCGTGAACGCGCTGTTCGATTCGCTGTTCGACCTGGCGCGGCTGGACTCGGGCAAGATTCGCATCAACATCGAGCAGATCGACGTGGCCAAGCTGCTGCGCGACCTGGAACTGCAATACCGGCCGCTGGCCGAGGCCAAGGGCCTGCGGCTGCGGCTGCACGTCGTGCCGGGCCAGGCCACATCCGACCCGATCCTGCTGCAGCGCATTCTGGGCAACCTGATCGCCAATGCGGTGAAGTACACGGCGCGCGGCGGCATTCTCGTGGCCTCGCGGGTGACCCGGCGCGGCATGCGCATCGAGATCTGGGACACGGGCGTGGGCATTGCGCCGGAACACCAGCGCGAGATTTTCCGGGAGTTCTACAAGGCACCGCCCAGCCATGCGGGCACCGAAGACGGCTTCGGGCTGGGCTTGTACATCGTCTCTCGCCTCTCCAACATCCTGGGCCATCCCCTGCGCATGAGTTCGCGCCCAGGGCGAGGCACGGTGTTCCGGCTGGCGCTGGAGGGGACGGACGCGGCGCAGGCCGACGCGCGGGCCGTGGCCTCGCTGGCTCAGCTCGTCAACAGGCCGTGA
- a CDS encoding DMT family transporter, with amino-acid sequence MSRHASQPSALAGIALVVAAVACFATLDTTTKYVSAAVPVLMALWFRYFFQAVATTAVVLPLRGLAVLRTAHPKYQCLRGLLLLLTSLFSFFSLKYMPVGEFTAIVMITPLAITLLAATTLGERVSPLRWLLVAGGFAGTLIIIRPGGSDFNWTLLLPLGLVASNAWFQVLTSKLAQTEDPVTMHFYTGWVGTLVISLALPFVWTPLGSPLLWAALMLMGLMATVGHFLLILAYARAPAATLTPFLYAQIGFAMLGGWLVFSHMPDQWSLLGIALIAVCGAAGGWLTVRESRIVFEPAEA; translated from the coding sequence GTGAGCCGGCACGCGTCGCAGCCGTCGGCCCTGGCGGGCATCGCGCTCGTGGTAGCGGCCGTGGCCTGCTTCGCCACGCTGGACACCACCACCAAGTACGTCAGCGCCGCCGTGCCGGTGCTCATGGCGCTGTGGTTCCGCTACTTTTTCCAGGCCGTGGCCACCACGGCCGTGGTGCTGCCGCTGCGCGGGCTGGCGGTGCTGCGCACGGCCCACCCGAAATACCAGTGCCTGCGCGGCCTGCTGCTGCTGCTGACCAGCCTGTTCTCGTTCTTCAGCCTCAAGTACATGCCGGTGGGCGAGTTCACCGCCATCGTGATGATCACGCCGCTGGCGATCACGCTGCTGGCCGCCACCACGCTCGGCGAGCGCGTGTCGCCGCTGCGCTGGCTGCTGGTGGCCGGCGGCTTCGCGGGCACCCTGATCATCATCCGCCCCGGCGGCAGCGACTTCAACTGGACGCTGCTGCTGCCGCTGGGCCTGGTGGCCAGCAACGCCTGGTTCCAGGTGCTGACCAGCAAGCTCGCCCAGACCGAGGACCCGGTCACCATGCACTTCTACACCGGCTGGGTCGGCACGCTGGTCATCTCGCTGGCCCTGCCGTTCGTGTGGACGCCGCTGGGCTCGCCACTGCTGTGGGCCGCGCTGATGCTGATGGGCCTGATGGCCACGGTGGGGCATTTCCTGCTGATCCTGGCCTATGCACGCGCGCCCGCCGCCACGCTGACGCCCTTTCTCTACGCCCAGATCGGATTTGCCATGCTCGGCGGCTGGCTGGTGTTCTCGCACATGCCCGACCAGTGGTCGCTGCTGGGCATCGCCCTGATCGCGGTGTGCGGCGCCGCGGGCGGCTGGCTGACCGTGCGCGAAAGCCGTATCGTGTTCGAACCTGCAGAAGCCTGA